A region from the Trueperaceae bacterium genome encodes:
- a CDS encoding type II toxin-antitoxin system HicB family antitoxin encodes MAKLTPYKGYTAALDIDIAAGVLSGTVIGLRDVIHFEGNTVRDAEQAFHDSVDEYLEWCRELGEAPEKPYSGKVVIRMDPGLHRRLAQRAENNAISINSLVIRAVERTLNEDKDAESATAPEPSELEHVI; translated from the coding sequence ATGGCTAAGCTAACGCCGTACAAGGGCTATACGGCCGCGCTGGACATAGACATCGCCGCAGGGGTGTTAAGCGGAACGGTCATCGGACTCAGGGACGTGATCCACTTCGAGGGAAACACTGTCCGCGACGCCGAACAAGCCTTCCACGACTCGGTCGACGAGTACCTGGAATGGTGCCGCGAACTTGGAGAAGCGCCGGAGAAGCCGTACTCGGGCAAGGTCGTCATCCGTATGGATCCTGGCCTGCATCGCAGATTGGCCCAGCGCGCCGAAAACAACGCGATCAGCATCAACTCACTGGTGATCCGCGCCGTCGAACGTACGCTGAACGAGGACAAGGACGCCGAGTCAGCGACCGCCCCGGAACCGAGCGAACTCGAACACGTGATATAG
- a CDS encoding RsiV family protein encodes MVTPSRNLFARPLVAIGLALLLAVAMAAPEPWRAVYAGQLGGEYVLVDLTRFGDDSASARVLLQARGLSLSGSGTEAEDGTIAIDLRATDLRDSPSFAVLYGMLPDEQPATGQVIAHLQAVRHDEWTDDGAVLSTALTFTAATEDAATLEGDLARAAQYAYLSLSEGRIEASAVWPRFSSAALKDLEQEQESDGYSQLRAFVADGRATADSLELGWGWTEDTYRDVMGVAGAYVSILRSTTNYTGGAHPNTGYDSTLFDTGTSGYLYLDDLFDETVDWETPVLALVTADLQAQGAAWLEEDTDSTLAVTLTIADLETFTLGPTGLSFMFGPYAVGPYAQGAFEVTLPYASLAGLGREDGPLAAFRDAALPTVFD; translated from the coding sequence ATGGTCACCCCCTCACGCAACCTCTTCGCGCGGCCCCTGGTCGCCATCGGCCTCGCCCTCCTGCTCGCCGTGGCCATGGCCGCCCCGGAGCCGTGGCGCGCCGTGTACGCCGGTCAGCTCGGCGGCGAGTACGTGCTCGTGGACCTGACCCGCTTCGGCGACGACAGCGCCTCGGCCAGAGTGCTCCTGCAGGCCAGGGGGCTCTCCCTCTCCGGGTCCGGCACGGAGGCGGAGGACGGCACGATCGCGATCGACCTGCGGGCCACCGACCTCCGCGACTCCCCGAGCTTCGCCGTCCTCTACGGCATGCTCCCCGACGAGCAGCCCGCCACCGGCCAGGTGATCGCCCACCTGCAGGCCGTCAGGCACGACGAGTGGACGGACGACGGCGCCGTGCTGAGCACCGCGCTCACCTTCACGGCGGCTACGGAGGACGCCGCGACGCTGGAAGGCGACCTCGCCCGCGCCGCGCAGTACGCCTACCTCTCGCTCTCCGAGGGGCGCATCGAGGCGAGCGCCGTGTGGCCGCGCTTCTCCAGCGCCGCGCTGAAGGACCTCGAGCAGGAGCAGGAGTCGGACGGCTACAGCCAGCTCCGCGCCTTCGTTGCCGACGGCCGGGCCACCGCAGACTCCCTCGAGCTCGGCTGGGGCTGGACGGAGGACACGTACCGCGACGTCATGGGCGTGGCCGGCGCCTACGTGAGCATCCTGCGGAGCACGACCAACTACACGGGCGGGGCGCACCCGAACACCGGGTACGACTCGACCCTCTTCGACACCGGCACGAGCGGCTACCTGTACCTGGACGACCTGTTCGACGAAACAGTCGACTGGGAGACGCCCGTCCTCGCGCTCGTCACCGCGGACCTGCAGGCCCAGGGGGCGGCGTGGCTGGAGGAAGACACGGACAGTACGTTGGCCGTGACCCTCACCATCGCCGACCTCGAGACCTTCACGCTCGGGCCTACGGGCCTGTCGTTCATGTTCGGGCCGTACGCCGTCGGGCCGTACGCCCAAGGCGCGTTCGAGGTGACGCTGCCGTACGCCAGCCTGGCGGGGCTCGGGCGGGAGGACGGGCCGCTGGCCGCCTTCCGGGACGCGGCCTTGCCCACGGTGTTCGATTGA
- the trmFO gene encoding methylenetetrahydrofolate--tRNA-(uracil(54)-C(5))-methyltransferase (FADH(2)-oxidizing) TrmFO produces MEATHKRITVVGAGMAGSEAALAAARLGVAVDLIEMRPTKLTPAHKTGAFAELVCSNSFGGEGESNAKGLLQAEMLRAGGVVMGSAHANRVPAGAALAVDREPFSRSVTAAVRAHPLITVHERELTKVPDGIVVLATGPLTADALAADIKGLLGDEFLGFYDAAAPVIAYDSIDMTIAYRKGRYGQAADYINLPFTPEEYGAFYAALEAARSHTPHDWEKLEFFEGCMPVEEIGRRGRDTLRFGPMKPVGLEHPETGKRPYAAVQLRQEDAEGRMWSLVGFQTGLKWGDQKAVVQLIPGLQDAEIVRYGVMHRNTYLNAPRLLAPTLGMRDHPRLFVAGVLAGTEGYLESSATGWLAGSNAARQALGLPGVVPPVESMLGGLVRYLATANPQGFQPMNANWGLVPDVEKVKGQGKRERREAMYRRGLAAFEAWLPEVGGSAEPAGAGQVLVPA; encoded by the coding sequence ATGGAAGCCACCCACAAGCGCATCACCGTCGTCGGCGCCGGCATGGCAGGCAGCGAGGCCGCGCTGGCCGCCGCCCGCCTCGGGGTGGCGGTCGACCTGATCGAGATGCGTCCGACGAAGCTCACCCCGGCGCACAAGACGGGTGCTTTCGCCGAGCTCGTCTGCTCCAACTCCTTCGGCGGCGAGGGCGAGAGCAACGCCAAGGGCCTGCTGCAGGCCGAGATGCTCAGGGCCGGCGGCGTCGTGATGGGCAGCGCCCACGCGAACCGCGTCCCGGCCGGCGCGGCGCTGGCCGTTGACCGCGAGCCGTTCTCCCGGTCCGTGACCGCCGCCGTGCGTGCGCACCCGCTCATCACGGTTCACGAGCGCGAGCTGACGAAGGTGCCCGACGGCATCGTCGTCCTCGCCACGGGGCCGCTGACCGCCGACGCCTTGGCGGCCGACATCAAGGGCCTCCTCGGCGACGAGTTCCTCGGCTTCTACGACGCCGCCGCGCCCGTGATCGCCTACGACTCGATCGACATGACCATCGCCTACCGCAAGGGCCGGTACGGCCAGGCGGCCGACTACATCAACCTGCCCTTCACGCCAGAGGAGTACGGCGCGTTCTACGCCGCGCTCGAGGCCGCGCGCTCGCACACGCCGCACGATTGGGAGAAGCTGGAGTTCTTCGAGGGGTGCATGCCCGTCGAGGAGATCGGACGGCGCGGCCGCGACACCCTCCGTTTCGGCCCCATGAAGCCCGTCGGGCTCGAGCATCCGGAGACGGGCAAGCGGCCGTACGCCGCCGTGCAGCTCCGGCAGGAGGACGCCGAGGGGCGCATGTGGTCGCTCGTCGGCTTCCAGACGGGCCTCAAGTGGGGTGACCAGAAGGCGGTCGTGCAGCTCATCCCCGGTCTGCAGGACGCCGAGATCGTGCGCTACGGCGTCATGCACCGCAACACGTACCTCAACGCCCCGCGGCTCCTCGCGCCCACGCTCGGCATGCGCGACCACCCACGGCTGTTCGTGGCCGGCGTGCTGGCCGGCACCGAGGGGTACCTGGAGTCCTCCGCCACCGGCTGGTTGGCCGGCAGCAACGCCGCGCGCCAGGCGCTCGGCCTGCCCGGCGTCGTCCCGCCGGTCGAGAGCATGCTCGGCGGCCTCGTGCGCTACCTCGCCACGGCGAACCCGCAAGGCTTCCAGCCGATGAACGCGAACTGGGGCCTCGTGCCCGACGTCGAGAAGGTCAAGGGCCAAGGCAAGCGCGAGCGGCGCGAGGCCATGTACCGGCGCGGGCTGGCGGCGTTCGAGGCTTGGTTGCCGGAGGTGGGCGGTTCCGCCGAACCGGCCGGCGCGGGCCAGGTGCTGGTACCGGCCTAG
- the lnt gene encoding apolipoprotein N-acyltransferase produces MPLLLAAVCGLLLTLALPPLGWWPFAFAAAPVFALVARAKDAGAAFRVGAAFGLPFFALYILWLPRSFAVLFGPAFWFVYPFLLLILATFWGLTTWGTWRVAGLAGGASSPRARAARVLLLLPVAWVLVEWARTQGYFAFPWGTLGYAWLETPVAQLAEFGGVYGLSLVVTVPAAVLAWPWAALARRWLVPGVAAAVLAAAALVLGAFDRGAAVQRGLPSLTVEATAPYRALLVQGNVDPFARAASSAQELGIHLRLTEEGSLAAASDGSGPFDLVVWPEGAVIGYDLTAGDAGGLRETITDTAPGATFVVGGRVYEGGGNYNSLIALRSDAALGHYDKHYLVPFGERWPLIDTLSGLYAAVFRAFGLPMLASTAQGEAIEPLATPLGPLGAFVCYESVFPQVQRLLVERGAGVLVLGTNDAWFGVGTGARQHFDMGRMRAIETRRWLLRAGNDGITAAVDPWGRVTAEAPRGVATTLAVSFYTGPSLTFWVRYGAWTPVVLLVWAVLVAAIGTVTARRHGPPSA; encoded by the coding sequence GTGCCACTGCTGCTGGCCGCAGTCTGCGGCCTGCTCCTCACGCTCGCGCTGCCGCCCTTGGGGTGGTGGCCGTTCGCGTTCGCGGCGGCGCCCGTCTTCGCGCTCGTCGCGCGCGCCAAGGACGCCGGCGCGGCGTTCAGGGTGGGCGCGGCGTTCGGCCTGCCGTTCTTCGCCCTCTACATCCTGTGGTTGCCGCGCTCGTTCGCCGTGCTCTTCGGCCCGGCCTTCTGGTTCGTCTACCCGTTCCTCCTCCTGATCCTCGCCACGTTCTGGGGCCTGACCACGTGGGGCACCTGGCGCGTCGCCGGCCTCGCCGGTGGCGCCTCCTCACCACGCGCCAGGGCTGCTCGCGTCCTCCTGCTCCTCCCAGTGGCGTGGGTGCTGGTCGAATGGGCGCGCACCCAGGGCTACTTCGCGTTCCCCTGGGGCACGCTCGGCTACGCCTGGCTCGAGACGCCGGTGGCGCAGCTCGCGGAGTTCGGCGGCGTCTACGGGCTGAGCCTCGTCGTCACCGTGCCCGCCGCGGTCCTAGCCTGGCCCTGGGCGGCGCTCGCGCGCAGGTGGCTCGTCCCCGGCGTAGCGGCCGCCGTGCTCGCGGCCGCCGCGCTCGTCCTCGGCGCGTTCGACCGGGGCGCGGCCGTCCAGCGCGGGCTGCCGAGCCTGACCGTCGAGGCGACGGCCCCTTACCGGGCGCTGCTCGTGCAGGGCAACGTGGACCCGTTCGCGCGCGCCGCCTCGTCCGCGCAGGAGCTGGGCATCCACCTGCGCCTCACGGAGGAAGGCTCGCTCGCCGCGGCGAGCGACGGCAGCGGTCCGTTCGACCTCGTCGTATGGCCCGAGGGCGCCGTCATCGGCTACGACCTGACGGCGGGCGACGCCGGCGGCCTGCGCGAGACCATCACGGACACCGCGCCCGGAGCCACCTTCGTGGTGGGCGGACGCGTGTACGAGGGCGGCGGCAACTACAACTCGCTCATCGCGTTGCGCTCGGACGCGGCCCTCGGGCATTACGACAAGCACTACCTCGTGCCCTTCGGCGAGCGGTGGCCCCTCATCGACACGTTGAGCGGGCTCTACGCCGCCGTGTTCAGGGCGTTCGGCCTCCCCATGCTCGCCAGCACCGCGCAGGGTGAGGCCATCGAGCCGCTCGCCACGCCGCTCGGGCCGCTCGGCGCCTTCGTGTGCTACGAGTCCGTGTTCCCCCAGGTGCAGCGCCTGCTGGTCGAGCGCGGCGCCGGCGTGCTGGTCCTCGGGACCAACGACGCGTGGTTCGGGGTCGGCACGGGCGCGCGCCAGCACTTCGACATGGGCCGCATGCGCGCCATCGAGACGCGGCGCTGGCTGCTCCGCGCCGGCAACGACGGGATCACGGCCGCCGTCGACCCGTGGGGGCGCGTGACGGCCGAGGCCCCGCGCGGGGTCGCGACCACCCTGGCCGTGTCGTTCTACACGGGCCCCAGCCTCACGTTCTGGGTGCGCTACGGGGCGTGGACGCCCGTCGTGCTCCTGGTTTGGGCAGTGCTCGTCGCGGCCATCGGGACGGTCACGGCACGGCGGCACGGTCCGCCAAGCGCCTGA
- a CDS encoding shikimate dehydrogenase, translated as MRRAYVIAYPAGHSLSPAMHTAAFAALGLPATYEAWAVPPDELPAAFERLRLPDAYGANVTVPHKEAAAGLVDELTSEARALGAVNTVVNMGGRLLGANTDPDGFAASLAAVLPGYPDALPRDLRTLVLGAGGAARAVVWTLLERGVHVDVLNREQERAKRLVAQFDPGGRRAGVVERLPSGDPAARDRATGVERDGGGDPRPAMLDLSRYALLVNTTSVGMAGGPDPDGLPLITRAELATARQGCAAIDLVYRPATTPLLSAAAELGLKTENGVTMLVGQGARSFGMWTGVEAPVAVMRQAVEVGLAGR; from the coding sequence GTGAGACGCGCCTACGTCATCGCCTACCCGGCCGGCCACTCGCTCAGCCCCGCCATGCACACGGCCGCGTTCGCGGCCCTCGGCCTCCCCGCCACCTACGAGGCGTGGGCGGTGCCTCCCGACGAGCTCCCCGCCGCCTTCGAGCGGCTGAGGCTGCCTGACGCCTACGGCGCCAACGTCACCGTGCCCCACAAGGAGGCCGCCGCCGGGCTCGTGGACGAGCTGACGAGCGAGGCGCGCGCGCTCGGCGCGGTCAACACGGTCGTGAACATGGGAGGTCGGCTCCTCGGCGCGAACACCGACCCGGACGGCTTCGCTGCGAGCCTCGCCGCCGTGCTGCCGGGCTACCCGGACGCGCTGCCGCGCGACCTGCGCACGCTCGTGCTCGGCGCGGGCGGCGCGGCGCGGGCCGTCGTCTGGACGTTGCTCGAGCGCGGCGTCCACGTGGATGTCCTGAACCGCGAACAGGAGAGGGCGAAGAGGCTGGTGGCACAGTTCGACCCGGGTGGCCGGCGTGCCGGGGTGGTCGAGCGCCTGCCGTCGGGAGACCCCGCCGCTCGTGACCGCGCCACGGGGGTCGAGCGCGATGGGGGCGGTGATCCGCGTCCAGCCATGCTCGACCTCTCCCGGTACGCCCTCCTCGTCAACACGACGAGCGTCGGCATGGCCGGCGGTCCCGACCCGGACGGTCTGCCGTTGATCACGCGCGCCGAGCTGGCGACGGCGCGGCAGGGCTGCGCCGCCATCGACCTTGTCTACCGGCCCGCGACCACGCCCCTCCTCTCGGCGGCTGCCGAGCTAGGGCTGAAGACCGAGAACGGCGTGACGATGCTGGTCGGGCAGGGGGCCCGGTCGTTCGGCATGTGGACCGGCGTCGAGGCGCCCGTCGCCGTCATGCGGCAGGCCGTGGAGGTGGGTCTGGCGGGGCGCTGA
- a CDS encoding GNAT family N-acetyltransferase: MRIQRYYEQPDRLLTATLEALALAGAATDGFKSPIDVDAAMNVAKEMPVLYVAEEDGTPTGFLYVFAPRRDEIEVNALVAPGWRRKGVFTALLREAVANAALAGYRKGLLVCDARSATGKAVLERWGVPFEHAEQQMVLAVTARPGPVREGLTLTEAHLDELPELAVLSSAAFGLDVVATTSLLENSIRSEERTQWVLSDAGRQVGVCAKVEKGGAYELYGLGVHPDERRRGYARALLDLAVERAWGSGVRSVLLDVDSANIAALALYHGYGFERAQSTLYHVFEFARFRGGR, encoded by the coding sequence GTGAGGATCCAGAGGTACTACGAACAGCCGGACCGGCTGCTGACGGCCACGCTGGAGGCGCTCGCGCTCGCCGGCGCGGCGACCGACGGCTTCAAGTCGCCCATAGACGTCGACGCGGCCATGAACGTGGCGAAGGAGATGCCCGTCCTGTACGTGGCCGAGGAGGACGGCACCCCCACCGGCTTCCTGTACGTCTTCGCCCCGCGGCGCGACGAGATCGAGGTGAACGCCCTGGTGGCTCCCGGTTGGCGCCGCAAGGGCGTGTTCACTGCGCTACTGCGCGAGGCGGTGGCCAACGCCGCCCTGGCCGGGTACCGCAAGGGGCTGCTCGTGTGCGACGCGCGCTCCGCGACCGGCAAGGCCGTGCTGGAGCGCTGGGGCGTGCCGTTCGAGCACGCCGAGCAGCAGATGGTGCTCGCTGTCACGGCCCGACCAGGTCCGGTGAGGGAAGGCCTGACGCTGACGGAAGCGCACCTGGATGAGCTGCCGGAGCTTGCGGTCCTGAGCTCGGCCGCCTTCGGGCTCGACGTGGTTGCCACGACCTCACTTCTCGAGAACAGCATCCGCTCGGAGGAGCGCACGCAGTGGGTCTTGAGCGACGCCGGCAGGCAGGTCGGCGTATGCGCCAAGGTCGAGAAGGGCGGCGCCTATGAGCTATACGGACTGGGCGTTCACCCTGATGAGAGGCGCCGGGGGTACGCGCGGGCGCTACTCGACCTCGCGGTGGAGCGGGCCTGGGGCTCGGGGGTTAGGAGCGTGCTCCTGGACGTAGATAGCGCGAACATTGCGGCGTTGGCTCTGTACCACGGCTACGGTTTCGAGCGGGCTCAGAGCACGCTATATCACGTGTTCGAGTTCGCTCGGTTCCGGGGCGGTCGCTGA
- a CDS encoding metallophosphoesterase family protein, with the protein MRVAIFADVHGNLPALEAVLDDLGRQDVDRVIINGDSVNRGPQSAEVARLLAGFPHEATLGNHDDLMVMVNERDPSLGETLVDPFWSSTRMTAASLAPGGFLEAVKTLPMTLRIELPGAPSVLVSHGSPRHYREGYGPALTSETISEIVEEYPADVFVGSHTHRPHLQGWARYTVINTGSVGAPFNGDPRAQYLILTLTGGAWEHEFRRVPYDLDEAVAAYADSGLLEEGGLSAHIFRDELAHARSYIVPFLMRCEEGALERTWEGWEAYKRMRPERFVPPVRSVEIGSSTEP; encoded by the coding sequence GTGAGGGTAGCCATCTTCGCCGACGTCCACGGCAACCTCCCGGCGCTCGAGGCCGTGCTGGACGACCTCGGACGCCAGGACGTCGACCGCGTGATCATCAACGGCGACTCCGTGAACAGGGGACCGCAGAGCGCCGAGGTGGCGCGCCTCCTCGCCGGCTTCCCTCACGAGGCCACCCTCGGCAACCACGACGACCTCATGGTCATGGTCAACGAGCGCGACCCGTCCCTCGGCGAGACGCTCGTAGACCCGTTCTGGTCCTCCACGCGCATGACGGCGGCGAGCCTCGCGCCAGGCGGCTTCCTCGAGGCGGTGAAGACGCTGCCCATGACGCTGCGCATCGAGCTGCCGGGCGCGCCGAGCGTCCTCGTGTCGCACGGCAGCCCGCGGCACTACCGGGAGGGGTACGGCCCGGCGCTGACGTCCGAGACGATCTCCGAGATCGTCGAGGAGTACCCGGCGGACGTCTTCGTCGGCTCGCACACGCACCGCCCGCACTTGCAGGGGTGGGCGCGGTACACGGTCATCAACACCGGCTCGGTCGGGGCCCCCTTCAACGGCGACCCACGCGCGCAGTACCTGATCCTCACGCTGACCGGAGGCGCCTGGGAGCACGAGTTCAGGCGCGTGCCCTACGACCTCGACGAGGCGGTGGCCGCCTACGCGGACTCCGGCCTCCTGGAGGAGGGCGGCCTCTCGGCGCACATCTTCCGGGACGAGCTCGCGCATGCCCGGTCGTACATCGTGCCGTTCCTCATGCGGTGCGAGGAGGGTGCGCTCGAGCGCACGTGGGAAGGCTGGGAGGCCTACAAGCGTATGCGTCCGGAGCGGTTCGTGCCGCCGGTGCGGTCAGTGGAGATCGGGTCCAGCACGGAGCCTTAG
- a CDS encoding disulfide oxidoreductase, giving the protein MKQGSSSLIYPAWLVAIVATLGSLYFSEIRHFVPCTLCWYQRILMYPLVLVLGVASFTQDTKVVRYALPLSALGILVSGYHILVERIPGFGHGVCSSGVPCSLKYIDWLGFITIPTLAFVAFIMTTVMLTLVARRSAGR; this is encoded by the coding sequence GTGAAACAAGGCTCTTCGAGCCTCATCTACCCGGCCTGGCTGGTGGCCATCGTGGCCACCCTCGGGTCGCTGTACTTCTCGGAGATCAGGCACTTCGTGCCCTGCACCCTCTGCTGGTACCAGCGCATCCTGATGTACCCGCTCGTGCTCGTCCTCGGGGTGGCGAGCTTCACGCAGGACACGAAGGTCGTGCGCTACGCGCTCCCCTTGAGCGCCCTCGGCATCCTAGTGAGCGGCTATCACATCCTCGTCGAGCGCATCCCGGGCTTCGGCCACGGGGTGTGCTCGAGCGGGGTGCCGTGCAGCCTCAAGTACATCGACTGGTTAGGGTTCATCACGATCCCGACGCTGGCGTTCGTGGCGTTCATCATGACCACGGTGATGCTCACGCTCGTCGCGCGGCGTAGTGCGGGGCGTTGA
- a CDS encoding M20 family metallopeptidase, with the protein MSESAILQAAYAAEAQYLELLADLVTHESPTDDKAACDVLATRLADHMRASGLAVERHERQGVGDVLEGRARGAGGEKTLLLCHYDTVWPIGTLGAMPFVRSGDKVSGPGALDMKAGIANALTALRLVPELGLGLAGDVTLLLTSDEETGSHASCELIERLARDHDRVFVLEPGRDDGALKVGRKGVGGFRLQFRGRSAHAGNNPSDGASALRELAHMLVFIEDLSDDVAGTTVNVTVARAGFATNVIAEEAEAFVDFRVLKASEAERVTNAIHDYTPRDSRVTLTVTGGLNRPPLELTPANRALFERAQAVGNALGLEFDGGVVGGGSDGNFTSAIGVPTLDGLGSVGGGPHARHEHVRVRESLERVALVAGLLVGSSASD; encoded by the coding sequence ATGAGCGAGTCCGCCATCCTGCAAGCCGCCTACGCCGCCGAGGCCCAGTACCTGGAGCTGCTCGCCGACCTCGTCACGCACGAGAGCCCGACCGACGACAAGGCCGCCTGCGACGTGCTTGCCACGCGCCTCGCCGACCACATGCGCGCGAGCGGCCTGGCGGTCGAGCGCCACGAGCGCCAGGGCGTCGGCGACGTCCTGGAAGGCCGCGCGCGCGGCGCGGGCGGCGAGAAGACGCTCCTGCTCTGCCACTACGACACCGTCTGGCCCATCGGCACCCTGGGCGCCATGCCGTTCGTCCGCTCGGGCGACAAGGTCTCCGGGCCGGGCGCCCTCGACATGAAGGCGGGCATCGCCAACGCCCTCACGGCACTGAGGCTCGTCCCTGAGCTCGGCCTCGGGTTGGCCGGCGACGTCACGCTCCTCCTCACGAGCGACGAGGAGACGGGCTCCCACGCCTCGTGCGAGCTGATAGAGCGTCTGGCGAGGGATCACGACCGCGTCTTCGTGTTGGAACCTGGGCGTGACGATGGCGCGCTGAAGGTCGGGCGCAAGGGCGTCGGGGGCTTCAGGCTCCAGTTCCGCGGCCGGTCGGCGCACGCGGGCAACAACCCCTCGGACGGCGCGAGCGCCCTTCGTGAGCTGGCGCACATGCTCGTGTTCATCGAGGACCTGAGCGACGACGTGGCCGGTACGACCGTCAACGTGACCGTGGCGCGCGCCGGCTTCGCCACCAACGTGATCGCGGAGGAGGCGGAGGCGTTCGTCGACTTCCGCGTGCTCAAGGCGAGCGAGGCCGAGCGGGTGACGAACGCCATCCACGACTACACGCCGCGCGACTCGCGCGTGACCCTCACCGTGACGGGCGGCCTCAACCGCCCGCCGCTAGAGCTCACCCCGGCCAACCGGGCCCTGTTCGAGCGCGCGCAGGCCGTCGGTAACGCCCTCGGCCTCGAGTTCGACGGGGGCGTGGTCGGCGGCGGCTCGGACGGCAACTTCACTTCGGCCATCGGCGTTCCGACGTTGGACGGCCTCGGCTCGGTCGGGGGCGGCCCGCACGCCCGCCACGAGCACGTCCGCGTGCGCGAGTCGCTCGAGCGCGTGGCCCTCGTCGCGGGCTTACTCGTAGGATCGTCCGCGAGCGACTGA
- a CDS encoding beta-eliminating lyase-related protein: protein MFAVDLRSDTVTVPTPEMRAAMAAAEVGDDVYAEDPTVNRLQETAAELTGFEGALYVPSGTMSNQIALAVHTRRGSEVIVPEGAHIYEYEPGAMAVLSGALPRFAPAVRGAPTAEGVRAAIRRSPHQAPTGLITLENTHNLAGGAVVPLATQAAIQSVAREEGIPVHLDGARAFNAATALGVGIADVTRGFDSVSICLSKGLGAPVGSLLLGSRAFLAEAHRYRKLLGGGMRQAGVLAAAGLIALTRMPAGLAADHARAKRLAEALAGAPGMTLDPARVETNMVFIEVGDAAGLVQRCAARGVGLSSMGPRTVRLVTHHQVDDAGIALAVDAIVAAAGSMARAARA from the coding sequence ATGTTCGCCGTCGACCTGCGCTCAGATACCGTCACCGTCCCCACTCCCGAGATGCGCGCCGCGATGGCGGCCGCCGAGGTGGGCGACGACGTCTACGCCGAGGACCCCACCGTCAACCGCCTGCAGGAGACGGCGGCGGAGCTGACCGGCTTCGAAGGCGCCCTGTACGTCCCCTCGGGCACGATGAGCAACCAGATCGCGCTGGCCGTGCACACGCGGCGCGGGTCCGAGGTGATCGTGCCCGAGGGCGCGCACATCTACGAGTACGAGCCCGGGGCGATGGCCGTGCTGTCCGGCGCGCTGCCGCGCTTCGCGCCCGCCGTCCGCGGCGCCCCGACCGCCGAGGGGGTGCGAGCCGCCATCCGCCGCAGCCCGCACCAAGCGCCCACGGGCCTCATCACGTTGGAGAACACGCACAACCTGGCGGGCGGCGCGGTGGTGCCGCTCGCCACCCAGGCCGCCATCCAGTCCGTGGCGCGCGAGGAGGGGATTCCCGTCCACCTCGACGGCGCGCGGGCGTTCAACGCCGCAACCGCCCTCGGGGTCGGCATCGCCGACGTCACGCGCGGGTTCGACAGCGTGTCGATCTGCCTCTCCAAGGGCCTCGGCGCCCCCGTCGGCAGCCTCCTCCTCGGCAGTCGGGCATTCCTCGCCGAGGCTCACCGCTACCGCAAGCTCCTTGGCGGAGGCATGCGCCAGGCGGGCGTGCTTGCCGCGGCCGGCCTCATCGCGCTCACGCGCATGCCGGCCGGGCTCGCGGCCGACCATGCGCGCGCCAAGCGCCTCGCCGAAGCGCTAGCTGGCGCTCCTGGCATGACGCTCGACCCGGCCCGCGTCGAGACGAACATGGTCTTCATCGAGGTGGGCGACGCGGCGGGCCTCGTGCAGCGCTGCGCGGCGCGCGGAGTCGGCCTGAGCAGCATGGGGCCGCGCACGGTGCGGCTTGTCACGCACCACCAGGTGGACGACGCGGGCATAGCTCTGGCCGTCGACGCGATCGTGGCCGCTGCCGGCTCCATGGCGCGCGCCGCGCGGGCCTAG
- a CDS encoding TrmH family RNA methyltransferase: protein MSHGSLTARRPPVGQGLEPYRTALPYTYAFGHFTALEALRHRPADVRAVLVHGGLEPRWRLELESAAGTAGVPCEQDDAGVTRLRRNAQVGCLAVVRKATDTVRPERDHAVLVAASQAGNVGSALRSLAAFGIDDVVLVSPKVDAWSPHVLRASVGMRFAMRCQVVASPAAYLAAHPDHRVYSFSAYGDAELASVEFGSPFALWFGPEWPGAGAPDEPPPGTSVRIASRPHVESLNLAVAVSLAAYAAGRGKGAVGGEER from the coding sequence ATGAGCCACGGCTCGCTAACAGCTCGCCGGCCGCCGGTCGGTCAGGGGCTCGAGCCGTACCGGACCGCGCTGCCGTACACGTACGCCTTCGGTCACTTCACCGCTCTGGAGGCGCTCAGGCACCGACCAGCCGACGTGCGCGCCGTGCTCGTCCACGGCGGGCTCGAGCCCCGCTGGCGCCTCGAGCTTGAGAGCGCGGCCGGCACCGCCGGCGTGCCGTGCGAGCAAGACGACGCCGGCGTGACCCGGCTCCGGCGTAACGCCCAGGTCGGGTGCCTGGCGGTCGTACGCAAGGCGACCGACACGGTGCGGCCGGAGCGCGACCACGCCGTGCTCGTCGCGGCCAGCCAAGCGGGCAACGTCGGCAGCGCGCTGCGCAGCCTGGCGGCGTTCGGCATCGACGACGTCGTGCTCGTCTCACCCAAGGTGGACGCCTGGAGCCCGCACGTGCTGCGCGCGTCCGTCGGCATGCGCTTCGCCATGCGCTGTCAGGTGGTGGCGAGCCCCGCCGCCTACCTTGCCGCCCACCCGGACCACCGGGTGTACTCGTTCAGCGCCTACGGCGACGCGGAGCTCGCGAGCGTGGAGTTCGGCTCGCCGTTCGCGCTGTGGTTCGGCCCCGAATGGCCGGGCGCGGGGGCGCCCGACGAACCGCCGCCCGGCACGAGTGTCAGGATCGCCTCGCGGCCACACGTCGAGTCGCTCAACCTAGCGGTCGCCGTCTCGCTGGCGGCGTACGCGGCCGGCAGGGGCAAGGGTGCGGTGGGCGGCGAAGAGCGCTAA